The following are encoded together in the Pseudodesulfovibrio indicus genome:
- the typA gene encoding translational GTPase TypA yields the protein MSNKVHNNRLRNIAIIAHVDHGKTTLVDAMFKQSGLFRDGQDVDERIMDSMDLERERGITIAAKNCSISWKNTKINIIDTPGHADFGGEVERSLSMADGAILLVDASEGPLPQTRFVLKKALEQGLSLMVVINKVDRQDARPDEVLNEIYDLFIDLDASEDQLDFPLLYAIGRDGIAMDSPDERGENLHILLDMIVDKVPGPVHDPEEPFQMLVSDLSYSDYLGRLAIGKVHHGVARSNDQLLNIADGGRTVPLKVTKLQTYDGLKVVPAETCEPGDIIVIAGIEDVHIGDTICTKEAPKALPRITVDEPTVSMRFGINTSPLAGQEGKLVQTNKIRERLHKETLLNVAIQVEDTEGRDAYLVKGRGEFQMAILVEQMRREGFELSVGRPEVIFKYENGQRLEPIEHLYVDCDEAFMGIVTEKIQVRKGRMTNMVNHGTGRVRLEFSVPARALIGYRDEFLTDTKGTGIMNSYLEGYGEYRGEFTSRYTGSLVSDRSGKAVAYGLFNLEPRGRIFVVPGDPCYEGMIIGEHNRENDINVNPAKEKKLTNMRASGKDEAVVLTPVKPMTLEYALNFIKDDEEVEVTPKSIRLRKTELSALVRHREEGKKKKAKDGN from the coding sequence ATGAGCAACAAGGTACACAACAACCGGCTTCGCAATATCGCCATCATCGCCCACGTCGACCACGGCAAAACCACCCTGGTGGACGCCATGTTCAAGCAGTCCGGCCTCTTCCGTGACGGCCAGGACGTGGACGAACGCATCATGGACTCCATGGACCTGGAGCGCGAACGCGGCATCACCATCGCGGCCAAGAACTGTTCGATCAGCTGGAAGAACACCAAGATCAACATCATCGACACCCCCGGCCACGCCGACTTCGGCGGCGAGGTGGAGCGTTCCCTGTCCATGGCCGACGGCGCCATCCTGCTGGTGGACGCCTCCGAGGGCCCGCTGCCCCAGACCCGGTTCGTGCTCAAGAAGGCCCTGGAGCAGGGCCTCTCCCTGATGGTCGTCATCAACAAGGTCGACCGCCAGGACGCCCGTCCGGACGAGGTGCTGAACGAGATCTACGACCTGTTCATCGACCTGGACGCCAGCGAAGACCAACTCGACTTTCCCCTGCTCTACGCCATCGGCCGCGACGGCATCGCCATGGACTCCCCGGACGAGCGCGGCGAGAACCTGCACATCCTCCTCGACATGATCGTGGACAAGGTCCCCGGCCCGGTCCACGACCCGGAGGAGCCGTTCCAGATGCTCGTCTCCGACCTCTCGTACTCCGACTACCTGGGCCGTCTGGCCATCGGCAAGGTGCACCACGGCGTGGCCCGGTCCAACGACCAGCTGCTGAACATCGCCGACGGAGGCCGCACCGTGCCCCTGAAGGTCACCAAGCTCCAGACCTACGACGGCCTCAAGGTCGTCCCCGCCGAGACCTGCGAACCCGGCGACATCATCGTCATCGCGGGCATCGAGGACGTGCACATCGGCGACACCATCTGCACCAAGGAAGCCCCCAAGGCGTTGCCGCGCATCACCGTGGACGAACCCACCGTGTCCATGCGCTTCGGCATCAACACCTCGCCCCTGGCGGGCCAGGAGGGCAAGCTGGTCCAGACCAACAAGATCCGCGAGCGGCTCCACAAGGAGACCCTGCTCAACGTGGCCATCCAGGTGGAGGACACCGAAGGCCGCGACGCCTACCTGGTCAAGGGACGCGGCGAGTTCCAGATGGCCATCCTGGTGGAGCAGATGCGCCGCGAGGGGTTCGAGCTCTCCGTGGGCCGTCCCGAGGTCATCTTCAAGTACGAGAACGGCCAGCGCCTGGAGCCCATCGAGCACCTCTACGTGGACTGCGACGAGGCCTTCATGGGCATCGTCACCGAGAAGATCCAGGTCCGCAAGGGCCGCATGACCAACATGGTCAACCACGGCACCGGCCGCGTGCGCCTCGAATTCTCGGTCCCGGCCCGCGCCCTCATCGGCTACCGCGACGAATTCCTGACCGACACCAAGGGCACCGGCATCATGAACTCCTACCTTGAGGGGTACGGCGAATACCGGGGCGAGTTCACCTCCCGGTACACCGGCTCCCTGGTCTCCGACCGCTCCGGCAAGGCCGTGGCCTACGGCCTGTTCAACCTGGAGCCGCGCGGCCGCATCTTCGTGGTCCCCGGCGATCCCTGCTACGAGGGCATGATCATCGGCGAGCACAACCGGGAGAACGACATCAACGTCAACCCGGCCAAGGAAAAGAAGCTGACCAACATGCGCGCCTCGGGCAAGGACGAGGCCGTGGTCCTGACCCCGGTCAAGCCCATGACCCTGGAATACGCCCTGAACTTCATCAAGGACGACGAGGAGGTCGAAGTCACCCCCAAGTCCATCCGGCTGCGCAAAACCGAGCTTTCCGCCCTGGTGCGACATCGTGAGGAAGGAAAGAAGAAAAAGGCCAAGGACGGGAACTAG
- a CDS encoding 4Fe-4S binding protein, with protein MRPPFVKQSTLNYYRACRDKGMSLFDFIHGYVYGRWCYHYIGLAGDKDPWWRWLWVPLIFIIDRVHPFKDSPRSRTGDLGQDKATWGDAYHGKPLPLNEATKLIRLDRPVNTEIPESVLPYTRAREIILGNPEKIVLLDCPCRSGMKNPCTPIDVCLLIGDPFASFMLEHHPSRTRAITADEAVEIVRAEQARGHVSHAFFKDVMLGRFYAICNCCSCCCGAMKAHAMDIKMLCSSGYLAVVDQDKCTRCGTCAQKCQFKAIGFDKNGAFIREDRCMGCGVCTLSCAKDALTLRLAPEKGEPLEIDSLH; from the coding sequence ATGAGACCTCCCTTCGTCAAGCAATCGACCCTGAACTACTACCGCGCCTGCCGGGACAAGGGCATGTCCCTGTTCGACTTCATCCACGGCTACGTCTACGGCCGCTGGTGCTACCACTACATCGGCCTGGCCGGGGACAAGGACCCCTGGTGGCGCTGGCTCTGGGTGCCGTTGATCTTCATCATCGACCGGGTGCACCCCTTCAAGGACTCCCCCCGGAGCCGAACCGGGGACCTGGGACAGGACAAGGCCACCTGGGGCGATGCCTACCACGGCAAACCCCTGCCCCTTAACGAGGCCACCAAGCTGATCCGGCTGGACCGCCCGGTGAACACGGAAATTCCGGAGAGCGTCCTGCCCTACACCCGCGCCCGAGAGATCATCCTGGGAAACCCGGAGAAGATCGTCCTCCTGGACTGCCCCTGCCGGTCCGGGATGAAGAATCCCTGCACGCCCATCGACGTCTGCCTGCTCATCGGCGACCCCTTCGCCTCCTTCATGCTGGAGCACCACCCCTCCCGCACCCGCGCCATCACCGCGGACGAGGCCGTGGAGATCGTCCGGGCCGAACAGGCGCGCGGGCACGTGTCCCACGCCTTCTTCAAGGACGTCATGCTCGGCCGGTTCTACGCCATCTGCAACTGCTGCTCCTGCTGCTGCGGGGCCATGAAGGCCCACGCCATGGACATCAAGATGCTCTGCTCGTCGGGCTATCTGGCCGTGGTGGACCAGGACAAGTGCACCCGCTGCGGGACCTGCGCCCAGAAGTGCCAGTTCAAGGCCATCGGCTTCGACAAGAACGGCGCGTTCATCCGCGAGGACCGCTGCATGGGCTGCGGGGTGTGCACCCTGTCCTGCGCCAAGGACGCCCTGACCCTGCGCCTGGCCCCGGAAAAGGGCGAGCCCCTGGAGATAGACTCCCTGCACTAG
- a CDS encoding ABC transporter permease: MRSLPGRIFQGWMLVSAALVLLFIGVPMATTLTGPTWEVFVETLGDAEVLGSVWLSMSTSAAAAAIAFVFGTPLAYLLARNEFPGKKVVESLVDLPIMIPHPVVGIALLGLTSPNTAFGAFLQSMGVEIMGTTTGIVAVLVFVGLPFYVNAAKSGMESIPRRLENVSRSLGAGAGATFFRVTLPLCWRYMLVGMIMCMARALSEFGAIIIVAYHPMIAPVLMYERFTAYGLKYSQPVAVILILVSMLFFLLLRSLSLPKGERA; encoded by the coding sequence ATGCGGTCCCTCCCCGGCCGCATATTCCAGGGGTGGATGCTCGTCTCGGCCGCGCTGGTGCTGCTGTTCATCGGCGTGCCCATGGCCACCACCCTGACCGGCCCCACCTGGGAGGTGTTCGTCGAGACCCTGGGCGACGCCGAGGTCCTCGGCTCGGTCTGGCTGTCCATGTCCACCTCGGCGGCGGCAGCGGCCATCGCCTTCGTGTTCGGCACCCCGCTGGCCTATCTGCTGGCGCGCAACGAATTTCCGGGCAAGAAGGTGGTCGAGAGCCTGGTCGATCTGCCGATCATGATCCCCCACCCGGTGGTGGGCATCGCCCTGCTCGGCCTGACCAGCCCGAACACCGCCTTCGGCGCGTTCCTGCAATCCATGGGCGTGGAGATCATGGGCACCACCACGGGCATCGTGGCCGTGCTCGTGTTCGTGGGGCTGCCTTTCTACGTCAACGCGGCCAAGTCGGGCATGGAGTCCATCCCCCGGCGGCTGGAGAACGTCTCGCGCTCCCTGGGGGCCGGGGCCGGGGCCACCTTTTTCCGCGTCACCCTGCCCCTGTGCTGGCGCTACATGCTGGTCGGCATGATCATGTGCATGGCCCGCGCCCTGTCGGAATTCGGGGCCATCATCATCGTGGCCTACCACCCGATGATCGCGCCGGTGCTCATGTACGAGCGGTTCACGGCCTACGGCCTCAAGTACTCCCAGCCAGTGGCCGTCATCCTGATCCTGGTCAGCATGCTCTTCTTCCTGCTCCTGCGCTCCCTGTCCCTGCCCAAGGGGGAACGCGCATGA
- a CDS encoding multidrug resistance efflux transporter family protein, translating into MFRIILLGVLAALFFSSTFVLNRAMSLEGGHWVWSASLRYFWMLAMLLGWLAATGKARLARESVALYRSHWVFWTVAGSIGFGVFYALITFSSVFAPGWVVAATWQTTILATPLVLLGFGRRVPLKALALTALIFAGVVLVNIEQATQTGLREVLLGALPVLVAAFAYPLGNQLVWEARRGEKTYLPAIDHPAMDDPFCRVLLLTLGSLPLWFALILFTAPPLPSMGQLAQTAVVAACSGVIATSLFLVARHTASSTAELAAADCTQSMEVVFSLVGEALLLGHVMPGLLGWLGIGLTMGGLTLYITVQSRS; encoded by the coding sequence ATGTTCCGAATCATCCTCCTCGGCGTCCTGGCCGCGCTCTTCTTTTCCTCGACCTTTGTCCTGAACCGGGCCATGAGCCTGGAAGGGGGCCACTGGGTGTGGTCCGCCTCTCTGCGCTATTTCTGGATGCTCGCCATGCTCCTCGGCTGGCTCGCGGCCACGGGTAAGGCCCGGCTGGCGCGGGAGTCCGTGGCCCTGTACCGGAGCCACTGGGTGTTCTGGACCGTGGCCGGGTCCATCGGTTTCGGGGTGTTCTACGCGCTGATTACCTTCAGTTCGGTGTTCGCGCCGGGCTGGGTGGTGGCCGCCACCTGGCAGACCACCATCCTGGCCACGCCGTTGGTGTTGCTCGGTTTCGGGCGCAGGGTGCCGCTCAAGGCCCTGGCCCTGACCGCGCTGATCTTCGCCGGGGTGGTCCTGGTCAACATCGAGCAGGCCACCCAGACCGGGCTGCGCGAGGTGCTCCTCGGCGCCCTGCCCGTGCTGGTGGCGGCCTTTGCCTATCCGCTCGGCAACCAGCTGGTCTGGGAGGCGCGGCGGGGCGAGAAAACGTACCTGCCCGCCATCGATCATCCGGCCATGGACGACCCGTTCTGCCGGGTGCTGCTCCTGACGCTCGGCTCCCTGCCCCTGTGGTTCGCGCTCATCCTCTTCACCGCGCCGCCGCTCCCGTCCATGGGCCAGCTGGCCCAGACCGCCGTTGTCGCCGCCTGTTCCGGGGTGATCGCCACCAGCCTGTTCCTGGTGGCCCGGCACACGGCCTCGTCCACGGCGGAACTGGCCGCCGCGGACTGCACGCAGTCCATGGAAGTGGTCTTTTCGCTGGTCGGGGAGGCGCTGCTCCTGGGCCACGTCATGCCCGGTCTGCTGGGTTGGCTCGGCATCGGCCTGACCATGGGCGGCCTGACCCTCTACATCACGGTGCAGAGCCGGAGTTAA
- the wtpA gene encoding tungstate ABC transporter substrate-binding protein WtpA yields MSFRFTKVFAALALTLGLLVAAGNVQAEPSGKLIIFHAGSLSVPFDAIEKNFEAMYPKVDVLRESGGSTKMARMISEVGKPADIMASADYVVIDKNLIPKFASWNIRFATNQMVLCYTDQSKFANEITSDNWADILLRDGVVWGHSDPNLDPCGYRSLMVLQLAEKFYKRPGLYDQFLANRPEKNVRPKSVELISLLQSGHMDYAWEYLSVAVQHGLKYVTLDSHLNLGDYTMDDFYASATVKVTGSKPGTFIERKGSSITYGITKLDKAPNSEAADAFLAYLFSPEGGLKILKDLGQPPFVPVRVGAAGMDKLPESLKPLATVAK; encoded by the coding sequence ATGTCTTTTCGCTTCACGAAAGTTTTTGCGGCTCTGGCCCTGACCCTGGGGCTGCTGGTCGCGGCCGGGAACGTCCAGGCCGAGCCGTCCGGCAAGCTGATCATCTTCCATGCCGGTTCCCTGTCCGTTCCCTTCGACGCCATCGAGAAGAACTTCGAGGCCATGTACCCCAAGGTGGACGTCCTGCGCGAGTCCGGCGGCTCCACCAAGATGGCCCGCATGATCTCGGAAGTGGGCAAGCCCGCCGACATCATGGCCTCGGCCGACTACGTGGTCATCGACAAGAACCTGATTCCCAAGTTCGCCTCCTGGAACATCCGCTTCGCCACCAACCAGATGGTCCTGTGCTACACGGACCAGTCCAAGTTCGCCAATGAGATCACTTCCGACAACTGGGCGGACATCCTGCTCCGCGACGGCGTGGTCTGGGGCCACTCAGATCCCAACCTCGATCCCTGCGGCTACCGCTCCCTGATGGTCCTGCAGCTGGCCGAGAAGTTCTACAAGCGGCCCGGCCTCTATGACCAGTTCCTGGCCAACCGGCCCGAGAAGAACGTCCGGCCCAAGTCCGTGGAGCTGATCTCCCTGCTCCAGTCCGGGCATATGGACTACGCCTGGGAATACCTCTCCGTGGCCGTGCAGCACGGCCTGAAGTACGTCACCCTGGACAGCCACCTGAACCTCGGCGACTACACCATGGACGACTTCTACGCCTCGGCCACGGTCAAGGTCACCGGCTCCAAGCCCGGCACCTTCATCGAGCGCAAGGGCTCCTCCATCACCTACGGCATCACCAAGCTCGACAAGGCCCCGAACTCCGAGGCCGCCGACGCCTTCCTGGCCTACCTGTTCTCGCCCGAGGGCGGACTGAAGATCCTCAAGGACCTGGGCCAGCCCCCGTTCGTTCCGGTGCGCGTTGGCGCGGCGGGCATGGACAAGCTGCCCGAATCCCTGAAGCCCCTGGCCACCGTGGCCAAGTAG
- a CDS encoding aromatic amino acid transport family protein, which translates to MGDASPSTGKVITTALIVTGNMVGAGILALPINLGPSGFLPAVLGAVAVWAIMTCTGIIIARQPFLAQNSDADLPTFFEEVLGPAGKWFSVAANLIILYGLLTAYLAGVASVAASSVPIHLPDWAWLLLYFCAATLLASFGSVVMRKGNAVLMTVMWLLFGALLVLVAPHFRGMDLRAGDVRFFTSGLPILVTAFNFHNVVPTICRTLNNDRRAVTRAIWLGSGIGAAMTLLWTVAVMFTLPMEAPDGVSIIAAFKAGVPATVPLVQLIRSPVFIKASIGFAVVAMTTSYMATGVALVSFLKDVAGKRVRSGAVIWLMAFIPPIGIGLLYPNIFLEALNIVGGFGVGTLFGILPGVLLIRQGEAGSRTRRMGWLLVSAFACVLLVELAQETGMLAINPDVEYWSGHVYQ; encoded by the coding sequence ATGGGTGACGCTTCCCCTTCCACCGGCAAGGTAATAACGACGGCGCTTATCGTCACCGGGAACATGGTTGGCGCGGGCATTCTGGCCCTGCCCATCAACCTGGGGCCTTCGGGGTTCCTGCCCGCCGTGCTCGGGGCCGTGGCCGTCTGGGCGATTATGACCTGCACCGGGATCATCATCGCGCGCCAGCCCTTTCTGGCCCAGAACAGCGACGCGGACCTGCCGACCTTTTTCGAGGAGGTCCTCGGTCCCGCCGGGAAATGGTTCTCGGTGGCCGCCAACCTGATCATCCTCTACGGGCTGCTCACCGCTTACCTCGCGGGCGTGGCCTCGGTGGCCGCCAGCTCGGTTCCGATCCATCTCCCGGATTGGGCGTGGCTGCTCCTCTATTTCTGCGCGGCGACCCTGCTCGCCTCCTTCGGCAGCGTGGTGATGCGCAAGGGCAACGCCGTGCTGATGACCGTCATGTGGCTGCTGTTCGGCGCGCTGCTGGTCCTGGTCGCCCCCCATTTCCGGGGCATGGACCTGCGGGCGGGCGATGTGCGTTTCTTCACCTCCGGGCTGCCCATCCTGGTCACGGCGTTCAATTTTCACAACGTGGTCCCGACCATCTGCCGGACCCTGAACAACGACCGCAGGGCCGTGACCAGGGCCATCTGGCTGGGGTCTGGCATCGGCGCGGCCATGACCCTGCTGTGGACCGTGGCGGTCATGTTCACGCTGCCCATGGAGGCCCCGGACGGCGTGTCCATCATCGCCGCCTTCAAGGCAGGCGTGCCCGCCACGGTGCCGCTCGTCCAGCTCATCCGGTCGCCGGTCTTCATCAAGGCGTCCATCGGGTTCGCCGTGGTGGCCATGACCACGTCCTACATGGCCACGGGCGTGGCCCTGGTCTCCTTTCTCAAGGACGTGGCCGGAAAGCGGGTCCGCTCCGGGGCGGTCATCTGGCTCATGGCCTTCATCCCGCCCATCGGCATCGGTCTTCTCTATCCGAACATCTTTCTGGAGGCCCTGAACATCGTGGGCGGCTTCGGCGTGGGCACCCTGTTCGGCATCCTGCCCGGCGTCCTGCTCATCCGGCAGGGCGAGGCCGGATCGCGGACCCGGCGCATGGGCTGGCTTCTGGTCAGCGCCTTCGCCTGCGTCCTGCTGGTGGAGCTGGCCCAGGAAACCGGCATGCTGGCCATCAACCCGGACGTGGAGTACTGGTCCGGCCATGTCTACCAATAA
- a CDS encoding YidH family protein: MSDASEDLRTRLARERNDMARNRTRLANRRTFLAWCRTSLAFMTFGFLLEKVDAFVAMQKLTVPPKVLTELAMLGKFAFLGGPVLMFFAGWRYYRLEKELGFDSGDLYVVPEMLLFGVILASAVIYLFI; this comes from the coding sequence ATGAGCGACGCGAGCGAAGACCTGAGAACGAGACTGGCCCGGGAACGGAACGACATGGCCAGGAACCGCACCCGGTTGGCCAACCGGCGGACCTTTCTGGCCTGGTGTCGGACCTCCCTGGCCTTCATGACCTTCGGCTTCCTGCTGGAGAAGGTGGACGCCTTCGTGGCCATGCAAAAGTTAACCGTGCCGCCCAAGGTCCTGACCGAGCTGGCGATGCTCGGCAAGTTCGCCTTCCTGGGCGGGCCGGTGCTCATGTTCTTCGCGGGCTGGCGCTACTACCGGCTGGAGAAGGAGCTCGGCTTCGATTCCGGCGATCTCTACGTGGTCCCGGAGATGCTCCTTTTCGGCGTCATCCTGGCCAGCGCGGTCATCTACCTGTTCATCTAG
- a CDS encoding ABC transporter ATP-binding protein, giving the protein MIRLTDLTINLPGFTLDRVSLHVRKGEFFALMGSTGSGKTLVLETVAGLLRPDGGTVRIDGRDVTRLAPEERRVSLVYQDHALFPHLTVLDNVMFGQRYHGIDRREGRREARALLAELGLSRLENRRPEHLSGGEKQRTALARALACRPDVVLLDEPLSSLDPQFRGELRRTLQTVHQTTGTTFLMVTHDFTDAMILAERGAVIKDGVLHQQDTVSNIFRRPATPFAAAFVGMTNVFPATYANGLCAFAGRTFDGLPEVPRREAGFAALRPEDAFVGCKTDFPEGWQTLDGTVERLEREGFTWTAAVRCGDQMLTALVDRHMVLSRGLDAGAEVTVGFAGEHLHHMPPEG; this is encoded by the coding sequence ATGATCCGCCTCACCGACCTGACCATCAACCTGCCCGGCTTCACCCTGGACCGCGTCTCCCTGCACGTGCGCAAGGGGGAATTCTTCGCCCTGATGGGTTCCACCGGGTCGGGCAAGACCCTGGTCCTGGAGACCGTGGCCGGGCTGCTCCGCCCGGACGGCGGGACCGTGCGGATCGACGGACGCGACGTCACCCGGCTGGCCCCGGAGGAGCGCAGGGTCAGCCTGGTCTACCAGGACCACGCCCTGTTTCCGCACCTGACCGTGCTGGACAACGTCATGTTCGGCCAGCGGTATCACGGTATCGACAGGCGTGAGGGACGGCGCGAGGCCCGCGCCCTGCTCGCCGAGCTGGGCCTGTCGAGGCTGGAGAACCGGCGGCCCGAACACCTTTCCGGCGGCGAGAAGCAGCGCACGGCCCTGGCCCGCGCCCTGGCCTGCCGCCCGGACGTGGTCCTGCTGGACGAACCGCTCTCCTCCCTGGACCCGCAGTTCCGGGGCGAGCTGCGCCGGACCCTTCAGACCGTGCATCAAACCACCGGGACCACCTTCCTCATGGTCACCCACGACTTCACGGACGCCATGATCCTGGCCGAGCGCGGCGCGGTCATCAAGGACGGGGTCCTGCACCAGCAGGACACGGTGTCCAACATCTTCCGCCGTCCGGCCACGCCGTTCGCCGCCGCCTTCGTGGGCATGACCAACGTGTTCCCGGCCACCTATGCGAACGGGCTGTGCGCCTTTGCCGGGCGGACCTTCGACGGGCTGCCCGAAGTCCCGCGCCGTGAGGCCGGGTTCGCGGCCCTCAGGCCCGAGGACGCCTTCGTGGGCTGCAAGACCGATTTTCCCGAGGGATGGCAGACGTTGGACGGAACCGTGGAGCGGCTGGAGCGCGAGGGATTCACCTGGACCGCGGCGGTGCGCTGCGGCGACCAGATGCTGACAGCCCTGGTGGACCGGCACATGGTCCTCAGCCGGGGCCTGGACGCCGGGGCCGAGGTGACCGTCGGCTTTGCCGGGGAGCACCTCCACCACATGCCGCCCGAGGGCTAG